A region from the Geobacillus vulcani PSS1 genome encodes:
- a CDS encoding DUF1657 domain-containing protein, translating to MTVATQVKQTLAGLKTAQASFETFALQTENQAAKQLYQQAAQQTQAVIDLVNSRMQEIQNEEPQYKQQ from the coding sequence ATGACGGTTGCTACACAAGTGAAACAAACATTAGCCGGGTTAAAAACCGCCCAAGCGAGCTTCGAAACGTTTGCTTTGCAAACCGAAAACCAAGCCGCGAAGCAGCTTTACCAACAAGCTGCTCAACAAACGCAGGCGGTCATTGATTTGGTGAACTCGCGCATGCAAGAAATTCAAAACGAAGAGCCACAATATAAACAACAATAA
- a CDS encoding GNAT family N-acetyltransferase encodes MNIAIGTTKDRTLYEDALRVRRMVFIEEQNVPEEEEMDSFEHESFHLVLYDGQTPIGAGRLRFIDEGVGKIERICILPSYRGRGAGRMVMEAIEQLAKTQGAKTAKLNAQTHAEPFYKKLGYTTVSGVFMDAGIPHVTMVKSLE; translated from the coding sequence ATGAACATCGCTATTGGAACAACGAAGGATCGCACTTTGTACGAAGACGCCTTGCGCGTCCGCCGGATGGTGTTCATCGAAGAGCAAAACGTGCCGGAAGAAGAGGAGATGGATTCGTTCGAGCACGAATCGTTCCATCTCGTCCTGTATGATGGCCAAACACCGATCGGCGCTGGACGACTCCGTTTCATTGACGAAGGCGTCGGCAAAATCGAGCGCATTTGCATCCTGCCGTCCTACCGCGGCCGTGGCGCCGGACGGATGGTGATGGAAGCGATCGAACAGCTGGCGAAAACACAAGGGGCGAAAACGGCGAAACTGAACGCTCAAACACACGCAGAACCGTTTTACAAAAAGCTCGGCTATACGACCGTCTCCGGTGTCTTTATGGACGCCGGCATCCCACATGTCACGATGGTGAAATCGCTCGAATAA
- a CDS encoding thioredoxin family protein, with amino-acid sequence MKRIETVEQFEAVISGDQPTIIKFYTTWCPDCVRLNMFIDDIVRDHNQYDWWEIDRDQFPELGEKYQVLGIPSLLVFRNGEKIAHLHSADAKTPEEVRAFLQSLPE; translated from the coding sequence GTGAAACGCATTGAAACAGTGGAGCAATTCGAGGCGGTCATTTCCGGCGATCAACCAACGATCATCAAGTTTTACACAACTTGGTGTCCGGACTGCGTGCGACTGAACATGTTCATCGATGACATCGTCCGCGACCACAATCAATATGATTGGTGGGAAATCGATCGCGATCAGTTTCCGGAACTTGGCGAGAAATACCAGGTACTTGGCATCCCGAGCCTGCTTGTCTTCCGCAACGGAGAAAAAATTGCTCATCTGCACAGCGCTGACGCCAAAACGCCGGAAGAGGTGCGCGCCTTTTTGCAGTCTCTGCCGGAGTAA
- a CDS encoding YjcZ family sporulation protein — protein sequence MGFCGYGFPYYGYGYGGGYGGGFVLIVVLFILLIIVGAAFVA from the coding sequence ATGGGCTTCTGCGGTTACGGCTTTCCGTATTACGGCTACGGCTATGGCGGTGGCTATGGCGGTGGCTTTGTGTTGATTGTTGTGTTGTTCATTTTGTTGATTATTGTCGGCGCGGCATTTGTCGCTTAA
- a CDS encoding stage VI sporulation protein F: MDQQFFKNIEKKTGVNMKDVFELANSLQNANFSDEKTVRQVVKRVAQIANRKVPKELEDQIVKAIVHNGKQIDFNTIANMLNNKK; encoded by the coding sequence ATGGATCAGCAATTTTTTAAAAACATCGAAAAGAAAACCGGGGTCAATATGAAAGACGTCTTTGAGCTCGCCAACTCGCTGCAAAACGCGAATTTCAGCGACGAGAAAACGGTGCGCCAAGTCGTGAAGCGGGTGGCGCAAATCGCCAATCGAAAAGTGCCCAAGGAGCTTGAAGACCAAATCGTCAAGGCCATCGTCCATAACGGCAAGCAAATTGATTTCAATACGATCGCCAATATGCTGAACAACAAAAAATAA
- the spoVAC gene encoding stage V sporulation protein AC: MANEKRKKLTPVQQEYHLFEKERETKRPIVRNCACAFLVGGTICAIGQAISYFYMYFFDFTEQTAGNPTVATMVFISMILTGLGVYDRIAQFAGAGSAVPVTGFGNAVISAAIEHRTEGFVLGVGSNMFKLAGSVILFGTFSAFVIALVKTIATQWGGL; this comes from the coding sequence ATGGCGAATGAAAAACGAAAAAAATTGACTCCGGTCCAACAAGAATACCATTTATTTGAAAAAGAACGGGAAACGAAGCGCCCGATTGTCCGCAACTGCGCCTGCGCGTTTCTCGTCGGCGGGACCATTTGTGCGATCGGACAGGCGATCTCTTATTTTTACATGTATTTTTTTGACTTTACCGAGCAGACGGCCGGCAATCCGACAGTGGCGACAATGGTGTTCATATCCATGATTTTAACCGGTCTTGGCGTCTACGACCGGATCGCCCAGTTCGCTGGGGCGGGAAGCGCCGTGCCGGTGACGGGGTTTGGCAACGCCGTCATTTCCGCCGCCATCGAGCACCGCACGGAAGGGTTTGTGTTGGGGGTTGGATCGAACATGTTTAAGCTTGCCGGCTCTGTCATTTTGTTTGGTACGTTTTCCGCTTTTGTCATCGCCCTTGTCAAAACGATTGCGACCCAGTGGGGGGGATTGTAA
- a CDS encoding DUF1657 domain-containing protein, whose amino-acid sequence MTVASQVKQTLASLKGIHAGLQQLALTSQDETAQRTFHEAMLVTEEIIADIKDRIGRLEFEEPQYHGK is encoded by the coding sequence ATGACCGTTGCTTCGCAAGTGAAACAAACGTTGGCGAGCCTAAAAGGCATTCACGCTGGGCTGCAACAGCTGGCGCTCACTTCTCAGGACGAAACGGCGCAGCGGACGTTTCATGAAGCGATGCTTGTGACAGAGGAGATCATCGCGGACATCAAAGACCGGATCGGCCGGCTCGAGTTCGAAGAGCCGCAATACCACGGAAAGTAA
- a CDS encoding DUF421 domain-containing protein has translation MPIWLETAIRSICILIGLFVITRILGKKQLSKLSFFEYIVGITVGDIAGTMSVDLGISLQEGITSILIWSLFPVIVARLSLRNKKFRDFVEGNSTVFIKNGKILEENLKREKYTVDELLEQLRKKDVFRVADVEFAVLEPNGDLNVLLKREKQPLTVGDVFPNPPREKEPQTVIMDGMILDEPLATMGLGRGWLKEQLDKQGVAIENVFLAQVDSYGQLTIDLYDDKIQIAEPQEKKLLLAAMKKVQADLELYALQTNAEEAKELYERNATKMAELVQKVEPLLQN, from the coding sequence ATGCCTATATGGTTAGAAACCGCCATTCGTTCGATTTGCATTTTAATCGGGTTGTTCGTTATTACCCGCATTCTCGGCAAAAAGCAATTATCAAAATTGTCGTTTTTTGAATACATCGTCGGCATTACCGTCGGCGATATCGCCGGAACGATGTCGGTCGATTTAGGGATTTCGTTGCAAGAAGGCATTACCAGCATTTTGATTTGGTCGCTGTTTCCAGTCATTGTCGCTCGTCTCTCGCTGCGCAATAAGAAATTTCGTGATTTTGTCGAGGGCAATTCCACGGTTTTTATTAAAAACGGCAAAATTTTAGAAGAAAATTTGAAGCGGGAAAAATATACGGTGGATGAGCTGCTTGAGCAGCTGCGCAAAAAAGATGTGTTTCGCGTCGCCGACGTCGAGTTTGCGGTGCTGGAGCCCAACGGTGACTTGAACGTGTTGCTGAAGCGGGAAAAGCAACCGCTCACCGTCGGCGATGTGTTCCCAAACCCACCGCGGGAAAAAGAGCCACAAACGGTCATTATGGACGGCATGATTTTGGATGAGCCGCTCGCGACGATGGGGCTTGGCCGCGGCTGGCTGAAGGAACAGCTTGACAAGCAGGGAGTGGCGATTGAAAATGTGTTTCTCGCCCAAGTCGATTCATATGGGCAGCTGACGATCGATTTGTATGATGACAAGATTCAAATTGCCGAGCCGCAGGAGAAAAAGCTGCTCTTGGCCGCAATGAAAAAAGTGCAGGCTGATCTGGAGCTGTATGCGCTGCAGACGAATGCGGAAGAGGCGAAGGAGCTGTATGAACGAAATGCCACAAAAATGGCAGAGCTTGTGCAAAAAGTTGAACCACTCTTGCAAAACTGA
- the spoVAE gene encoding stage V sporulation protein AE, with translation MLAMFFWAFVVGGLICLIGQILMDVFKLTPAHTLTILVVIGAILDGFGLYEPLIDFAGAGATIPITSFGNALVHGAMQEAEKHGIIGVLTGMFEVTSAGISAAIIFGFIGALLFRPKG, from the coding sequence GTGCTGGCTATGTTTTTTTGGGCGTTTGTTGTCGGCGGGCTGATTTGTTTGATCGGGCAAATTTTGATGGACGTGTTTAAACTGACACCTGCGCATACGTTGACGATTCTCGTCGTCATCGGGGCGATTTTGGATGGATTCGGTTTGTATGAGCCACTCATCGATTTTGCCGGCGCCGGGGCGACGATTCCGATTACGAGCTTTGGAAACGCACTCGTTCATGGTGCGATGCAAGAGGCGGAAAAACACGGCATTATCGGCGTATTGACCGGCATGTTTGAGGTGACGAGCGCTGGCATCTCCGCAGCGATCATCTTTGGGTTTATCGGGGCGCTCTTGTTCCGCCCGAAAGGATAG
- a CDS encoding YhcN/YlaJ family sporulation lipoprotein codes for MKMKKWWLTAVVVMIAVGGCAKEETEQKQSLQGANLLKTQTSGTAKHAELNQGPAERAARYLRGRDDVRDVVAVNSGDRLLVAYQIPHMKRWSRKQIEKDIDQKLRGMFPGYNVVSSSDLKIFWKTKQLKANMDHRRWDERKVNREMGRIEKLSKEQT; via the coding sequence ATGAAGATGAAAAAATGGTGGTTGACGGCCGTCGTTGTGATGATCGCGGTCGGCGGCTGCGCCAAAGAAGAAACGGAACAAAAACAATCGCTGCAAGGGGCCAACTTGCTGAAAACTCAAACGTCCGGGACGGCGAAACATGCGGAGCTGAACCAAGGTCCGGCCGAGCGGGCGGCCCGCTATTTGCGCGGGCGCGACGACGTTCGGGACGTGGTGGCAGTCAACAGCGGGGATCGGCTGCTCGTCGCGTATCAAATTCCCCATATGAAACGGTGGAGTCGAAAACAAATCGAGAAAGATATTGATCAAAAACTGCGCGGCATGTTTCCCGGCTACAATGTCGTTTCCTCGAGCGATTTGAAAATTTTTTGGAAGACGAAACAGCTGAAAGCCAATATGGATCACCGGCGCTGGGATGAACGAAAAGTCAACCGGGAAATGGGGCGCATTGAAAAGCTAAGTAAAGAGCAAACATAA
- the spoVAD gene encoding stage V sporulation protein AD, whose product MLKGHRTWVFANKPAIIATAAVGGPFEANGRLADDFDLLHEDLWLGEESYEKAHRVLMEEAAFQAMEKAGLEKEKVQFLIAGDLINQMTPTNFAARTLGMPYLGIFGACSTSMEGLALSAFITNYGGADYILTGASSHNTAVEKQFRYPTEYGGQKPPTAQWTVTGAGVAIVSPKGDGPRVTAATIGRVVDMGLADPFNMGGAMAPAAVDTIEAHLRDRQIDASYYDLIVTGDLGRIGRQVSLDLLRQHGIDIDEERYQDCGLLIYRDGQPILSGASGAACSAVVVYGHLINRMRRGELKRILVVATGALLSPLSFQQNETIPCIAHAVAIEYGGEA is encoded by the coding sequence ATGCTGAAAGGGCACCGCACATGGGTGTTTGCGAACAAGCCGGCGATCATCGCGACGGCGGCCGTCGGCGGGCCGTTTGAGGCGAACGGCCGCCTCGCCGATGACTTTGATCTTCTTCACGAAGATTTATGGCTCGGAGAGGAGTCGTACGAGAAGGCGCATCGAGTGCTCATGGAAGAAGCAGCGTTTCAGGCGATGGAAAAAGCCGGCCTGGAGAAAGAAAAAGTGCAATTTCTCATCGCCGGCGACTTGATCAACCAAATGACCCCGACGAACTTCGCCGCGCGGACGCTCGGCATGCCGTATCTCGGCATTTTTGGCGCCTGCTCCACTTCGATGGAAGGGCTGGCGCTCAGCGCTTTTATTACGAACTACGGAGGGGCAGATTATATATTAACCGGAGCCTCAAGCCACAACACTGCCGTCGAAAAGCAGTTTCGCTACCCGACGGAATACGGCGGGCAAAAGCCACCGACGGCGCAGTGGACAGTGACGGGAGCTGGCGTGGCGATCGTCAGTCCGAAAGGGGACGGGCCGCGCGTGACCGCGGCGACGATCGGCCGAGTTGTAGATATGGGTCTTGCTGATCCGTTCAACATGGGTGGAGCGATGGCGCCGGCGGCGGTCGATACGATTGAGGCGCACTTGCGCGATCGGCAAATCGACGCATCATATTACGATTTGATTGTCACCGGCGATTTAGGGCGGATCGGCCGCCAAGTCTCCCTTGACTTGCTGCGTCAGCACGGCATTGACATCGATGAAGAGCGTTACCAAGATTGCGGACTGCTCATTTACCGCGATGGGCAACCGATCTTGTCCGGAGCGAGCGGGGCGGCTTGTTCCGCCGTCGTCGTTTACGGGCATCTCATCAACCGGATGCGTCGCGGCGAGCTGAAGCGCATTTTGGTAGTGGCGACGGGGGCGCTCTTGTCGCCGTTATCGTTCCAGCAAAACGAGACGATTCCATGCATCGCTCACGCGGTGGCGATCGAGTATGGAGGTGAGGCGTAG